The Methanocaldococcus jannaschii DSM 2661 genome has a segment encoding these proteins:
- the argF gene encoding ornithine carbamoyltransferase → MHLLDLDVLSREDVLKIIEYGIYFKKNRRKHEKILEGKSVAILFEKPSTRTRMSFDIAVYELGGHPLIMNQNEIHLGKKESIKDTAKVMGRYVDTIVARVYKHRHLEEMAKYSSVPVINALSDLAHPCQILADLMTIKEYKGKFKGLKIAYLGDGNNVCNSLILGSALVGMDTYVGTPKGYEPNAKVVLKAKEIINNYGEGSLTLTNDPIEAAEDADVLYTDVWISMGDDKDKEEVLKIFPPFQINSKLLEYAKDDVIVMHCLPANRGYEITDDVIDGEHSVVYDEAENRLHVQKGVFKFIFERK, encoded by the coding sequence ATGCATCTCTTAGATTTGGATGTGTTGAGTAGAGAAGATGTACTAAAAATTATTGAATATGGAATATACTTCAAAAAAAATAGAAGAAAACATGAAAAAATCTTAGAAGGGAAGAGTGTAGCGATTTTATTTGAAAAACCCTCAACAAGAACAAGAATGAGTTTTGATATTGCAGTTTATGAGTTGGGAGGGCATCCACTAATAATGAACCAGAATGAGATACATTTAGGAAAGAAAGAGTCAATAAAAGATACTGCAAAGGTTATGGGCAGATATGTTGATACTATAGTGGCAAGGGTCTATAAGCATAGACATTTAGAGGAGATGGCTAAATATTCCTCAGTTCCTGTTATAAATGCTTTAAGCGATTTAGCTCACCCATGCCAAATATTGGCTGATTTGATGACTATAAAAGAGTATAAAGGCAAATTCAAAGGTTTAAAAATAGCTTATTTAGGAGATGGAAATAACGTCTGTAATTCTTTAATTTTAGGCTCTGCTTTAGTAGGAATGGATACTTATGTGGGAACACCAAAAGGTTATGAACCTAATGCTAAAGTTGTCTTAAAAGCTAAGGAGATTATTAATAATTATGGAGAAGGTTCTTTAACATTAACCAACGACCCAATAGAGGCAGCTGAAGATGCTGATGTATTATACACCGACGTATGGATTAGTATGGGTGATGATAAAGACAAAGAAGAGGTTTTAAAAATCTTTCCACCATTCCAAATTAATAGCAAGCTCTTAGAGTATGCTAAAGATGATGTTATAGTTATGCACTGCCTCCCAGCAAATAGAGGATATGAGATAACAGACGATGTTATTGACGGAGAGCATTCAGTTGTCTATGATGAGGCTGAGAATAGGTTACATGTTCAGAAGGGAGTATTTAAGTTTATATTTGAGAGAAAGTAA
- a CDS encoding class I SAM-dependent methyltransferase, which translates to MHYFSEKPTTKSDVKIVEDILRGKKLKFKTDSGVFSYGKVDKGTKILVENVVVDKDDDILDLGCGYGVIGIALADEVKSTTMADINRRAIKLAKENIKLNNLDNYDIRVVHSDLYENVKDRKYNKIITNPPIRAGKEVLHRIIEEGKELLKDNGEIWVVIQTKQGAKSLAKYMKDVFGNVETVTIKGGYRVLKSKKL; encoded by the coding sequence ATGCACTATTTCTCTGAAAAGCCAACAACTAAATCAGATGTAAAAATTGTTGAAGACATTTTAAGAGGAAAAAAATTAAAATTTAAAACAGATAGTGGGGTTTTCTCTTATGGAAAGGTTGATAAAGGAACAAAAATTTTAGTTGAAAACGTAGTTGTTGATAAAGATGACGACATCTTGGATTTGGGCTGTGGTTATGGTGTTATTGGCATTGCCTTAGCTGATGAAGTTAAATCAACTACAATGGCTGACATAAACAGGAGGGCAATAAAATTAGCCAAAGAGAATATAAAACTAAATAATTTAGATAATTATGATATTAGGGTAGTTCATAGCGATTTATATGAAAATGTTAAAGACAGAAAGTATAATAAGATTATAACAAATCCACCAATAAGAGCTGGAAAGGAAGTTTTACATAGAATTATTGAGGAAGGTAAAGAACTTTTAAAAGATAATGGCGAGATTTGGGTAGTTATTCAAACAAAGCAAGGGGCTAAGTCATTAGCTAAATATATGAAAGATGTCTTTGGAAATGTTGAGACAGTTACAATAAAAGGAGGTTATAGGGTCTTAAAAAGTAAGAAATTATAA
- the trm5b gene encoding tRNA (guanine(37)-N1)-methyltransferase Trm5b, whose amino-acid sequence MPLCLKINKKHGEQTRRILIENNLLNKDYKITSEGNYLYLPIKDVDEDILKSILNIEFELVDKELEEKKIIKKPSFREIISKKYRKEIDEGLISLSYDVVGDLVILQISDEVDEKIRKEIGELAYKLIPCKGVFRRKSEVKGEFRVRELEHLAGENRTLTIHKENGYRLWVDIAKVYFSPRLGGERARIMKKVSLNDVVVDMFAGVGPFSIACKNAKKIYAIDINPHAIELLKKNIKLNKLEHKIIPILSDVREVDVKGNRVIMNLPKFAHKFIDKALDIVEEGGVIHYYTIGKDFDKAIKLFEKKCDCEVLEKRIVKSYAPREYILALDFKINKK is encoded by the coding sequence ATGCCGTTATGCCTAAAAATAAACAAAAAACATGGTGAGCAAACAAGAAGAATATTGATAGAGAATAACTTATTAAACAAGGATTATAAAATAACTTCTGAGGGAAATTATCTCTATTTACCAATAAAAGATGTTGATGAAGATATTTTAAAAAGTATTTTAAATATTGAGTTTGAGTTAGTTGATAAAGAGCTTGAAGAGAAAAAAATAATTAAAAAACCAAGTTTTAGAGAAATAATATCAAAAAAATATAGAAAGGAAATTGATGAGGGCTTAATATCCCTCTCTTATGATGTAGTTGGTGATTTGGTAATTTTGCAGATTTCAGATGAGGTTGATGAAAAAATAAGAAAGGAGATTGGGGAATTGGCTTACAAACTAATCCCATGCAAAGGGGTTTTTAGAAGAAAGAGTGAGGTTAAAGGAGAGTTTAGAGTTAGGGAGTTAGAGCATTTAGCAGGAGAGAATAGAACTCTAACAATCCATAAAGAGAATGGTTATCGTTTGTGGGTTGATATAGCGAAGGTTTATTTCTCTCCAAGATTGGGAGGGGAGAGAGCAAGGATTATGAAAAAGGTCTCTTTGAATGATGTGGTTGTTGATATGTTTGCTGGAGTGGGGCCTTTCTCAATAGCTTGCAAAAATGCCAAAAAAATCTATGCCATAGATATAAATCCACATGCAATAGAGCTTTTAAAAAAGAATATAAAGTTAAATAAATTAGAACATAAGATAATTCCTATATTGAGTGATGTTAGAGAGGTTGATGTTAAAGGGAATAGGGTTATAATGAATTTGCCAAAATTTGCTCATAAATTTATAGATAAGGCATTGGATATTGTAGAAGAGGGAGGAGTTATACACTATTACACAATTGGAAAGGACTTTGATAAAGCAATAAAATTGTTTGAGAAGAAATGTGATTGTGAGGTTTTGGAAAAAAGAATAGTTAAGAGTTATGCCCCAAGAGAATATATATTAGCTTTGGACTTTAAAATTAATAAAAAATAA
- a CDS encoding replication factor C large subunit, translated as MLSWVEKYRPKSLKDVAGHEKVKEKLKTWIESYLKGETPKPILLVGPPGCGKTTLAYALANDYGFEVIELNASDKRNSSAIKKVVGHAATSSSIFGKKFLIVLDEVDGISGKEDAGGVSELIKVIKKAKNPIILTANDAYAPSIRSLLPYVEVIQLNPVHTNSVYKVLKKIAEKEGLDVDDKTLKMIAQHSAGDLRSAINDLEALALSGDLSYEAAQKLPDRKREANIFDALRVILKTTHYGIATTALMNVDETPDVVIEWIAENVPKEYEKPEEVARAFEYLSKADRYLGRVMRRQNYSFWKYATTLMTAGVALSKDEKYRKWTPYSYPKIFRLLTKTKAEREILNKILKKIGEKTHTSSKRARFDLQMLKLLAKENPSVAADLVDYFEIKEDELKVLVGDKLASEILKILKEKKKLERKKKKEKEKLEKEKKKEEKAKEKQSNLIIQPKEIKEEVKAEVEKKEEVKEKIVEKPKAEEVKEKSKTEEKETKKDKKKGKKKKEDKGKQLTLDAFFK; from the coding sequence ATGTTAAGTTGGGTAGAGAAGTATAGGCCAAAATCATTGAAAGATGTTGCTGGGCATGAAAAGGTTAAAGAGAAACTAAAAACATGGATTGAAAGTTATTTAAAAGGGGAAACTCCAAAACCGATTTTGCTTGTAGGCCCTCCGGGATGTGGAAAAACAACATTGGCTTATGCATTAGCAAACGATTACGGATTTGAGGTTATTGAACTCAATGCAAGTGATAAAAGAAATTCTTCTGCAATAAAAAAGGTTGTAGGGCATGCTGCTACTTCCTCATCCATCTTTGGAAAAAAATTTTTAATTGTATTAGATGAGGTTGATGGAATCTCTGGAAAGGAAGATGCTGGAGGGGTCTCTGAGCTTATAAAGGTTATAAAAAAGGCAAAGAACCCAATAATTTTAACTGCAAACGATGCTTACGCTCCATCAATAAGGAGTCTTCTACCTTATGTTGAGGTAATTCAATTAAATCCAGTGCATACAAACTCAGTCTATAAAGTTCTAAAAAAGATAGCTGAGAAAGAGGGGCTTGATGTGGATGATAAAACGCTAAAGATGATTGCTCAACATTCAGCTGGAGATTTGAGGAGTGCAATAAATGACTTAGAGGCTTTAGCTTTATCTGGAGATTTAAGTTATGAAGCAGCTCAAAAATTGCCAGATAGAAAGAGAGAGGCAAATATCTTCGATGCTTTAAGAGTTATTTTAAAAACTACTCACTATGGAATAGCTACAACTGCCTTAATGAATGTTGATGAAACGCCAGACGTTGTAATTGAATGGATAGCTGAAAACGTTCCAAAAGAGTATGAAAAGCCAGAAGAAGTTGCAAGGGCTTTTGAATATTTATCAAAGGCAGATCGATATTTAGGTAGAGTGATGAGAAGACAAAACTATAGTTTTTGGAAGTATGCTACAACGTTAATGACTGCTGGTGTTGCTCTCTCAAAGGATGAGAAGTATAGGAAATGGACACCTTACAGTTATCCTAAGATTTTTAGATTATTAACAAAAACAAAGGCAGAGAGGGAGATATTAAATAAAATATTAAAGAAAATTGGTGAAAAAACCCATACATCCTCAAAGAGAGCAAGGTTTGATTTGCAGATGCTTAAACTCTTAGCTAAAGAAAATCCTTCTGTAGCTGCTGATTTAGTTGATTACTTTGAGATAAAGGAGGATGAGCTAAAAGTTTTAGTTGGAGATAAGTTAGCTTCTGAGATATTGAAGATATTAAAAGAAAAGAAAAAATTGGAAAGAAAGAAGAAAAAAGAGAAAGAGAAGTTAGAGAAAGAAAAGAAGAAAGAAGAAAAAGCTAAGGAAAAACAGTCAAATCTGATTATACAACCTAAAGAAATTAAAGAAGAGGTAAAAGCTGAAGTAGAGAAAAAAGAAGAAGTTAAAGAAAAGATAGTAGAAAAACCAAAAGCTGAAGAAGTAAAAGAAAAATCAAAAACAGAAGAAAAAGAAACTAAAAAAGATAAAAAGAAGGGAAAGAAAAAGAAAGAAGATAAAGGAAAGCAACTAACTTTAGATGCTTTCTTCAAATAA
- a CDS encoding DNA polymerase domain-containing protein codes for MGKIKIDALIDNTYKTIEDKAVIYLYLINSILKDRDFKPYFYVELHKEKVENEDIEKIKEFLLKNDLLKFVENIEVVKKIILRKEKEVIKIIATHPQKVPKLRKIKECEIVKEIYEHDIPFAKRYLIDNEIIPMTYWDFENKKPVSIEIPKLKSVAFDMEVYNRDTEPNPERDPILMASFWDENGGKVITYKEFNHPNIEVVKNEKELIKKIIETLKEYDVIYTYNGDNFDFPYLKARAKIYGIDINLGKDGEELKIKRGGMEYRSYIPGRVHIDLYPISRRLLKLTKYTLEDVVYNLFGIEKLKIPHTKIVDYWANNDKTLIEYSLQDAKYTYKIGKYFFPLEVMFSRIVNQTPFEITRMSSGQMVEYLLMKRAFKENMIVPNKPDEEEYRRRVLTTYEGGYVKEPEKGMFEDIISMDFRCHPKGTKVVVKGKGIVNIEDVKEGNYVLGIDGWQKVKKVWKYEYEGELINVNGLKCTPNHKIPLRYKIKHKKINKNDYLVRDIYAKSLLTKFKGEGKLILCKDFETIGNYEKYINDMDEDFILKSELIGILLAEGHLLRRDIEYFDSSRGKKRISHQYRVEITVNEDEKDFIEKIKYIFKKLFNYELYVRRKKGTKAITLGCAKKDIYLKIEEILKNKEKYLPNAILRGFFEGDGYVNTVRRAVVVNQGTNNYDKIKFIASLLDRLGIKYSFYTYSYEERGKKLKRYVIEIFSKGDLIKFSILISFISRRKNNLLNEIIRQKTLYKIGDYGFYDLDDVCVSLESYKGEVYDLTLEGRPYYFANGILTHNSLYPSIIISYNISPDTLDCECCKDVSEKILGHWFCKKKEGLIPKTLRNLIERRINIKRRMKKMAEIGEINEEYNLLDYEQKSLKILANSILPDEYLTIIEEDGIKVVKIGEYIDDLMRKHKDKIKFSGISEILETKNLKTFSFDKITKKCEIKKVKALIRHPYFGKAYKIKLRSGRTIKVTRGHSLFKYENGKIVEVKGDDVRFGDLIVVPKKLTCVDKEVVINIPKRLINADEEEIKDLVITKHKDKAFFVKLKKTLEDIENNKLKVIFDDCILYLKELGLIDYNIIKKINKVDIKILDEEKFKAYKKYFDTVIEHGNFKKGRCNIQYIKIKDYIANIPDKEFEDCEIGAYSGKINALLKLDEKLAKFLGFFVTRGRLKKQKLKGETVYEISVYKSLPEYQKEIAETFKEVFGAGSMVKDKVTMDNKIVYLVLKYIFKCGDKDKKHIPEELFLASESVIKSFLDGFLKAKKNSHKGTSTFMAKDEKYLNQLMILFNLVGIPTRFTPVKNKGYKLTLNPKYGTVKDLMLDEVKEIEAFEYSGYVYDLSVEDNENFLVNNIYAHNSVYGYLAFPRARFYSRECAEIVTYLGRKYILETVKEAEKFGFKVLYIDTDGFYAIWKEKISKEELIKKAMEFVEYINSKLPGTMELEFEGYFKRGIFVTKKRYALIDENGRVTVKGLEFVRRDWSNIAKITQRRVLEALLVEGSIEKAKKIIQDVIKDLREKKIKKEDLIIYTQLTKDPKEYKTTAPHVEIAKKLMREGKRIKVGDIIGYIIVKGTKSISERAKLPEEVDIDDIDVNYYIDNQILPPVLRIMEAVGVSKNELKKEGAQLTLDKFFK; via the coding sequence ATGGGAAAAATAAAAATTGATGCTCTAATAGACAACACATACAAAACTATTGAGGATAAAGCAGTTATTTATCTTTATTTAATCAACTCTATTCTAAAAGATAGAGATTTTAAACCGTATTTCTACGTTGAACTACATAAAGAGAAAGTTGAAAATGAAGATATTGAGAAAATAAAGGAATTCCTTTTAAAAAATGACTTATTAAAGTTTGTTGAAAATATTGAGGTTGTTAAAAAAATAATTCTTAGAAAGGAAAAGGAAGTAATTAAAATCATAGCAACTCACCCACAGAAAGTTCCAAAACTTAGGAAAATTAAAGAGTGTGAAATAGTTAAAGAGATTTATGAACATGATATTCCATTTGCTAAAAGATACCTAATAGATAATGAAATAATCCCAATGACATACTGGGATTTTGAAAATAAAAAGCCAGTTAGCATAGAAATTCCTAAATTAAAATCAGTAGCTTTTGATATGGAGGTTTATAATAGAGATACTGAGCCAAACCCAGAGAGAGACCCTATTTTAATGGCAAGCTTTTGGGATGAGAACGGAGGAAAGGTTATAACTTACAAAGAATTTAATCACCCAAATATAGAAGTTGTTAAAAATGAAAAAGAACTAATCAAAAAAATTATTGAAACTCTAAAGGAGTATGATGTCATCTACACCTACAACGGAGATAACTTCGATTTTCCTTATTTAAAGGCAAGGGCTAAAATATATGGGATAGATATCAATTTAGGAAAGGATGGAGAGGAGCTAAAGATAAAAAGAGGAGGTATGGAGTATAGAAGCTACATTCCAGGGAGGGTGCATATTGATTTATATCCAATATCAAGAAGATTGCTAAAATTAACAAAATACACTTTGGAAGATGTTGTCTATAATTTATTTGGAATTGAAAAGCTAAAAATCCCACATACAAAGATTGTAGATTATTGGGCAAATAATGATAAAACTCTTATTGAATATTCCCTGCAAGATGCCAAATACACATACAAAATTGGAAAATACTTCTTCCCATTGGAAGTGATGTTCTCAAGGATTGTTAATCAAACACCTTTTGAGATTACAAGGATGAGTTCTGGACAGATGGTTGAATATCTATTGATGAAGCGAGCTTTTAAAGAAAATATGATTGTTCCAAACAAACCAGATGAAGAGGAGTATAGACGGAGGGTATTAACAACCTATGAGGGGGGATATGTTAAAGAACCAGAAAAGGGGATGTTTGAGGACATCATTTCAATGGATTTCAGATGTCATCCAAAAGGAACAAAGGTTGTTGTTAAAGGAAAAGGTATAGTTAATATTGAAGACGTTAAAGAGGGAAATTACGTTTTAGGAATAGATGGCTGGCAGAAAGTAAAGAAGGTTTGGAAGTATGAGTATGAAGGCGAATTAATAAATGTGAATGGATTAAAATGCACTCCAAACCATAAAATTCCACTGAGATATAAAATTAAACATAAAAAAATAAATAAAAATGATTATTTAGTTAGAGATATTTATGCAAAATCATTATTAACAAAATTCAAGGGAGAGGGGAAGCTAATTTTGTGTAAGGACTTTGAAACGATTGGAAACTACGAAAAATATATTAATGATATGGATGAGGACTTTATCTTAAAAAGTGAGCTTATTGGTATTTTATTGGCAGAAGGGCATTTGTTAAGGAGAGATATTGAATACTTCGACTCTTCAAGAGGCAAAAAAAGAATTTCTCATCAATACAGAGTTGAAATTACTGTCAATGAAGATGAAAAGGATTTTATTGAAAAAATAAAATATATATTTAAAAAACTGTTTAATTATGAGCTATATGTAAGAAGAAAAAAAGGAACTAAGGCAATAACACTTGGTTGTGCTAAAAAAGATATTTATTTGAAGATTGAAGAAATCTTAAAAAATAAAGAAAAATATCTTCCAAATGCGATATTAAGGGGATTCTTTGAAGGAGATGGTTATGTAAATACAGTGAGAAGGGCAGTAGTTGTAAATCAGGGAACAAATAATTATGATAAAATTAAATTTATTGCCTCACTTCTTGATAGATTAGGGATAAAATACAGTTTCTATACCTATTCTTATGAAGAAAGAGGGAAAAAATTAAAAAGATACGTTATTGAGATTTTCTCAAAAGGAGATTTAATAAAGTTTTCTATCTTAATTAGTTTTATCAGTAGGAGAAAAAACAATCTACTTAATGAAATTATAAGACAAAAAACATTATACAAAATTGGAGATTATGGATTCTATGATTTAGATGATGTTTGTGTTTCTTTGGAGAGTTATAAAGGGGAAGTTTATGATTTAACCCTTGAAGGAAGACCATACTATTTTGCAAATGGAATTTTAACCCATAACTCTTTGTATCCATCAATAATCATATCCTACAATATAAGTCCAGATACGTTGGATTGTGAGTGTTGTAAAGATGTTAGTGAAAAAATATTGGGACATTGGTTCTGTAAAAAGAAAGAAGGATTGATTCCAAAAACCCTAAGAAATTTGATTGAAAGAAGGATAAATATTAAGAGGAGGATGAAAAAGATGGCTGAGATTGGAGAAATTAATGAAGAATATAACCTCTTAGATTATGAGCAGAAATCATTGAAGATTTTAGCTAACAGCATTCTACCAGACGAATATTTAACAATAATTGAGGAAGATGGTATAAAAGTAGTAAAAATTGGAGAGTATATTGATGATTTAATGAGAAAACATAAGGATAAAATTAAATTTAGTGGCATCAGCGAAATATTGGAAACTAAAAATTTAAAAACATTCTCATTTGATAAAATAACTAAAAAATGTGAGATAAAAAAAGTTAAGGCATTGATTAGACATCCATATTTTGGGAAAGCTTATAAAATAAAATTGAGGTCAGGAAGAACAATAAAGGTAACAAGAGGACATAGTTTATTTAAATATGAAAATGGGAAAATTGTAGAGGTTAAAGGAGATGATGTAAGGTTTGGTGACTTGATAGTTGTCCCAAAGAAACTTACTTGTGTGGATAAAGAGGTTGTTATAAATATTCCAAAGAGATTAATTAATGCTGATGAAGAGGAAATAAAAGACCTTGTAATCACAAAACATAAAGATAAAGCGTTTTTCGTTAAATTGAAAAAGACACTTGAGGATATAGAAAACAACAAATTAAAAGTTATTTTTGATGATTGCATTTTGTATTTAAAAGAACTTGGGCTAATAGACTATAACATCATTAAAAAGATAAACAAGGTAGATATAAAGATATTAGATGAGGAAAAATTCAAAGCATACAAAAAATATTTCGACACGGTTATAGAACACGGTAATTTCAAAAAAGGCAGATGTAACATCCAATACATAAAAATTAAGGATTATATAGCAAATATTCCCGATAAAGAGTTTGAGGATTGTGAGATAGGAGCATATAGTGGAAAAATAAATGCCCTTTTAAAATTAGATGAAAAGTTGGCTAAATTTTTAGGATTCTTTGTAACAAGGGGAAGGTTGAAAAAACAGAAATTAAAAGGAGAAACAGTTTATGAAATTTCTGTCTATAAGTCATTACCAGAATATCAGAAAGAAATTGCTGAAACATTTAAGGAAGTGTTTGGGGCAGGTTCTATGGTCAAAGATAAGGTTACAATGGACAACAAAATTGTGTATTTAGTTCTAAAGTATATCTTTAAATGTGGGGATAAAGACAAAAAACACATTCCTGAAGAGCTGTTTTTAGCAAGTGAAAGTGTTATAAAAAGCTTTTTAGACGGATTTTTAAAGGCAAAGAAAAACTCTCACAAAGGAACTTCAACATTTATGGCTAAAGATGAGAAATATTTAAACCAGTTGATGATATTATTTAATTTAGTAGGAATTCCAACGAGATTCACACCAGTTAAAAATAAAGGATACAAATTAACCTTAAATCCAAAGTATGGAACAGTTAAAGATTTAATGCTTGATGAAGTTAAAGAAATTGAAGCATTTGAATATAGCGGCTATGTTTATGATTTAAGCGTTGAAGATAACGAAAACTTTTTAGTTAATAATATCTACGCTCATAACAGCGTCTATGGCTATTTAGCTTTTCCAAGGGCGAGATTTTACAGCAGAGAATGTGCTGAAATTGTAACTTATTTAGGAAGAAAATATATCTTAGAGACAGTTAAAGAGGCAGAAAAGTTTGGATTTAAAGTTTTATATATTGACACTGATGGATTTTATGCCATTTGGAAAGAAAAAATTAGCAAAGAGGAATTAATAAAGAAAGCTATGGAATTTGTTGAATACATAAACTCAAAACTACCTGGAACTATGGAGTTGGAGTTTGAGGGCTACTTTAAGAGAGGTATCTTTGTTACCAAAAAGAGATATGCATTAATCGATGAGAATGGAAGAGTTACAGTTAAAGGGTTGGAGTTCGTTAGAAGAGATTGGTCTAACATTGCAAAGATAACACAAAGGAGGGTTTTAGAAGCTTTATTGGTTGAAGGTAGTATAGAGAAAGCTAAAAAGATAATCCAAGATGTTATTAAAGATTTGAGAGAGAAGAAAATAAAAAAAGAGGACTTAATTATTTACACTCAACTAACAAAAGACCCTAAGGAGTATAAAACCACAGCCCCACACGTTGAGATAGCTAAAAAATTGATGAGAGAAGGAAAGAGGATAAAAGTTGGGGATATAATTGGTTATATAATAGTTAAAGGAACAAAATCTATAAGTGAGAGAGCAAAACTTCCAGAAGAGGTTGATATCGATGATATTGATGTAAATTACTATATAGATAATCAGATTCTTCCTCCAGTTTTGAGAATTATGGAAGCCGTAGGAGTTTCAAAAAATGAGTTGAAGAAAGAAGGAGCTCAATTAACATTAGATAAGTTTTTTAAATAA
- a CDS encoding molybdopterin biosynthesis protein: protein MTRYLTLHSIEEAKSIINESLKKLKNEVEEVDLFNAIGRVLAEDVFSNIDIPPYDRAKMDGYAVKAEDTYEADEDNPVELKVIGSLKAGEIKDLEINNGECVEIATGAIIPKGANAVVMVEYTERDNDRVKIYRAVPPMENIQFTGSDIMAGELVLRKNTKLTPRDIGVLAAIGKSKVKVYKKLKFGIISTGNEIISPNEQLEFGKIYDINSYTLVSYIKTLGYDFEFFGIAKDDKEELKEKIKKALKCDIILLSGGTSAGVGDLTETAIKELGGKILVHGIKIKPGKPTIIGKIDNKLIVGLPGYPTSCLTIFDVLFGDEKNVVKAKFPVRYISAKGRVEYLPVILVKHKNGFSAYPITKGSGAITSLSEADGYIIIDENKEILENEDVEVHLFGDVKVGLNIIGSHCIGVDIILKEAKLLAKTINVGSLGGVLSIKRGEADIAGIHLLDEKTNTYNIPFLEKYKVKDAVLVRGYIREQGFMFRKELGFKSIEEIIEHIYKLEFINRNKGSGTRILFDKFLKDYNINPKEIKGYNIEAKTHSAVATAIAMKKADIGLGIRTVAEQYNLAFIPLANEHYDFLIRKERFNDEDVQNFIKALKTAKLPFKKPDNCGEIIWGG from the coding sequence ATGACAAGATATTTAACATTACACAGCATTGAAGAAGCAAAATCCATAATAAATGAGAGTTTAAAAAAATTAAAAAATGAAGTTGAAGAGGTTGATTTATTTAACGCCATTGGAAGAGTTTTGGCTGAAGATGTATTTTCTAATATAGATATCCCACCTTATGATAGGGCAAAGATGGATGGTTATGCAGTTAAAGCAGAAGATACCTATGAAGCAGATGAAGACAATCCAGTAGAGTTAAAGGTTATTGGTTCTTTAAAAGCTGGGGAGATTAAAGACTTAGAAATAAATAATGGAGAATGTGTAGAGATAGCTACGGGAGCAATAATTCCAAAAGGAGCTAATGCCGTTGTTATGGTTGAATACACTGAAAGAGATAATGATAGAGTTAAGATATACAGGGCAGTCCCCCCAATGGAAAACATCCAATTCACTGGTTCAGATATAATGGCTGGAGAGCTTGTTTTAAGAAAAAATACTAAATTAACCCCAAGAGATATTGGGGTTTTAGCTGCTATTGGTAAAAGCAAAGTTAAAGTTTATAAAAAACTAAAATTTGGAATAATATCAACTGGAAATGAGATTATAAGCCCAAATGAGCAGTTAGAGTTTGGAAAAATCTACGATATAAATTCTTATACATTAGTATCTTACATAAAAACTCTTGGCTATGATTTTGAATTCTTTGGAATAGCCAAAGATGATAAAGAAGAATTAAAAGAAAAGATTAAAAAAGCTCTAAAATGTGATATAATCTTATTAAGTGGGGGAACTTCTGCAGGTGTCGGGGATTTAACTGAAACAGCTATAAAAGAGCTTGGTGGGAAAATTTTAGTTCATGGAATAAAGATAAAGCCAGGAAAACCAACTATAATTGGGAAAATTGATAATAAGTTAATTGTCGGATTGCCTGGCTATCCGACCTCATGCCTAACTATATTCGATGTCCTATTTGGAGACGAAAAGAATGTTGTAAAGGCAAAATTCCCAGTGAGATATATTTCAGCAAAGGGGAGGGTGGAATATCTACCAGTTATATTAGTTAAGCATAAGAATGGATTCTCAGCTTATCCAATAACTAAAGGAAGCGGAGCTATAACCTCTTTATCAGAGGCAGATGGGTATATAATTATTGATGAAAATAAAGAGATTTTAGAGAATGAAGATGTAGAAGTTCATCTATTTGGAGATGTTAAAGTTGGATTAAATATTATTGGCAGTCATTGTATTGGTGTAGATATAATCTTAAAAGAGGCAAAGTTATTAGCAAAAACTATAAATGTTGGTTCTTTAGGTGGAGTATTATCAATAAAAAGAGGAGAGGCAGATATTGCCGGAATTCATTTGTTGGATGAAAAAACCAACACCTACAACATCCCTTTCTTAGAGAAGTATAAAGTTAAAGATGCTGTATTAGTTAGAGGATATATTAGGGAGCAAGGATTTATGTTTAGGAAAGAATTAGGCTTTAAATCTATAGAGGAGATTATAGAACATATTTATAAATTAGAGTTTATAAATAGAAATAAAGGTTCTGGAACAAGAATATTGTTTGATAAGTTTTTGAAAGATTATAATATAAATCCAAAAGAGATTAAAGGCTACAACATAGAGGCAAAGACACATTCAGCAGTTGCTACAGCTATAGCAATGAAAAAGGCAGATATTGGTTTAGGCATAAGGACAGTTGCAGAACAATATAATTTAGCTTTTATTCCATTGGCTAATGAACATTATGACTTCTTAATTAGAAAGGAGAGATTTAACGATGAGGATGTTCAAAACTTTATTAAAGCTTTAAAAACTGCCAAATTACCATTTAAAAAGCCAGATAACTGTGGAGAAATTATATGGGGAGGATAA